The genomic region AGCCTGCTTTCCGTGCTCGAAAACACCAGTCAGACTCTTCACGTACTAGGAAGAATCGTTCATCAAATAGTCCAATATTAATTAATGCTTCTGATTTGATAAAAAATGCCGCTCCGATAACCCCAGAAGCTTCGTATGCTTGTTTTTTTTCAAGTGTTGTATGTGGTTGTCCTTGTTTGTATTGAGAAAACAAAATCCTTTTTCGATCAAAAAACTCCCCTGCGGTCCATATTATCTTTGGTTGGTCCATTTCGTAAACCACCGGCCCTAAAACTGCAGCATTAGGATGATTTTTGGAAGCTTCCACCAAATAAGTTAGAGTGTCGGTTTCAAGTTTGGTGTCGTTATTGAGGATGAAAACAAATTCCGTTCCCTGATTCAGGGCGTAGCGTATCCCCACGTTATTTCCTCCGGCATAGCCCAGGTTACTTCCCGTCTCGATCAGATGAACTTTATTGAAACGCTCCCGAATAGCTTCTGCCGAACCATCCTCGGAACCGTTATCCACTACGACCACTTTGAAGTTTGGATAATCCACTCGGTAAACAGAATCCAGGCATTCCAGAGTGTCGTCCTTACCGTTCCAGTTGAGAACAACGATAAAAATCTTTGGGTGGACAGTCACTTACAATAATCTCTTTAGTTTGGTAATCGCCACGTCAAGTGGCGCTCATATAAATGTTTAAAATAATTGGTTAATCGGTGCGAAAGTCTAATTTTTCTGGGGGGCAAACCAGCAAGGTGCTCTAAAGTTGAATCGAGTATCAGTTTAACGGCAGGCAGAGAATAGTTGTGTTTGATAAAATCGTATCCACTTTTGGCAATCCGGTTATAAAGTTCGAAGCTATCCAACAACGCGCAGACCTGGCTTGCAAAGGATTCTGCATCGTCACCTATAAGGAGATCTCTGCCGACTACGACTCCGAAGCCTTCTGCCCGCTTGGGTAAGTTTTGCTCAGCGAACAAAAGTCGGTTGCGGGTGCTGAAGTAGGTCCTCAAAGGGGAGGATTCACTGCCGAAGGCGCTTCCCACTTTGTGCCACACGCTCGCCTGGGGAACGATCAGGCAGGAGTAACCGGCCCTGCGGGCACGAAAGCACCAGTCCGACTCCTCATAGACCAGGAAATACCGCTCGTCGAACAGGCCGATGTCTCGAAGGGCGGAAGATCTTGTAAAAAAGGCCGCTCCAGTCACCCAATCTACCGTACGACCGTCATCCTTATTTAAAACCGTTTCGGATTCTCCTTGTCTCAGGTGCACGCAGGTAAAGCCTTCACCAAAAGCTTCGCCAGCAGTCCAAATGGTCTCCGGCCGCTCCATTTCGTAAATCACGGGTCCCAAGACGGCGGCCTCCGGGTGTTTTTCCGCCGCCTGGACCAAGTGGGTTAAAACATCAGGGGCGACGGTGGTGTCGTTGTTGAGAACGAAAATATAATCGGCCTTATTATTCAAAGCATACTGAATACCAACATTATTTCCTCCGGCATAACCAAGATTTTTCCCGGTTTCGATCAGGTGAGCTTGGGGAAAAGCCTTGCGAATAGCTGGCACTGAATCGTCAGTCGAACCATTGTCCACCACGACGACATCGAAGTTGGGGTAGTCGATTTTGAAAACAGAATCCAGGCAGGCAAGGGTGTCGTCCCGACCGTTCCAGTTGAGGATGATGATGGAAACTTTAGGTGGGGCGTTCATAGGTTCGAATCGCTTCTTCTATGATTTCGCTAATTTGATGGGCGTAAGTTTCAACCGTAAATTCCTTCTCTACCCGAAGGCGTCCTGCCTCACCAAAACGTCGGGCCAAGTCGGGTTGGTTCAAAAGTTTGAGCATGGCTTCTGCAATGGCTTGAGGATTTTTGGGTTCGACGATAAAACCTGTTTCCTCATCTGCGACTACCTCCTCCGGACCGCCGCAGCGGGTGGCTACCACAGGCTTATAACTGGCCATTGCCTCGATGAGAGTAAGGCCGAAGCTTTCCTGTAAAGAAGTGGATACATGCACCTTGGCGGCGGCCAGGAGATTAGCCACGTCACTGCGGAAACCCAAGATATGGAAACAGTCATTCAAACGTGCTTGTTTAAGTAGGTCGCGAATATTTTTCTCAAGTACCGGATCGTTAGTGCTCCCGGCAAGAAGAAAATGCACATCCGGTCTTTGTCGGTGGATCATGACAGCGGCGCGTGCGAAGTCTATAGGGGACTTTCTTTTAGAAATACCACCGACGAAGGTAACTAATGACGCGTTCTGGGGGATGCCTAACTCCATATACACCCGCTTACCGTCGCCACTACGGAATGCTGCTAAATTAACTCCATTAGAAACGGTGCGGACTTTTTCGGATCCATGAAATCGATTATCGGCCAAGGCCTTGGAGGGGGTAATGATACGGTCAGATAAGCTCAAGGTAATGCGATCGATCCAAGTGGTAGGAAAATAACAGCGCAGATCGGCATTGCCACGTAAATGCTCGTGAATATGCCAAACATGGGGGATGCCGGCACGGCGGGCGGCCAAGGCGCCCTCTAGAATCGTGGAGGTATTGGTATAAACCAGGTCGATTTTCTCACGTTCAATCAAGCTAAGTAGAGACCACAGGCGGTTGCGTAGACCGGGAAGATACTTGAACGGATGATTCCATGATGCGCGGTGGCGCGAGGGAATCCAACGGTCCAAAAAGCGGACCATATAATAAACGTTTTCCTGTTTAAGTTTTTCTTCCATCGGTCCACGCCAGGGAAGCACGATAAGGGGCTTGAAGCGATTGAGATCGAGGTGGGTGACCAGTTCCAAAAGACATCGCTCGGCGCCTTTGAGATCGTTGTCATGAGAGAGAAATAACACCTTAACCTGCATGGATATTAGTTAATATATCAGTTAATATGTTATCCAATTTTTTGGTCAATACACGCCTGTGATAATCCCTGGTTTCGGGGCGTTCAACATGAAAAGGGAGTTTATTCTGTTTCCATAAGCTATAAATTAAAATAATTTGATTTTCGATTGAGCAAGTATCATTAATATCTGCTACGAATACATTGTTTTTTATTTTTTCGAAAAAATAAAACGTTGCGCTGTCCAAAGAGCATAAAACTAGAATTGGTTTCCCAATAGCGATATATTCGAAAATTTTGCCCGCGTAACTTCTTTTTTCTTTTTCTCCTGTTATCAGTACTAGGACATCAGAACATTTAAGACTCTCTAAGTTTTCTAGATGGGAAATATATCCATGCAATTTAATCCAGGACTTATCTAAAATAGGTTTGTAAAGTTCTGACTGATATCCGATTATGTTAAAAACAATCTCTTCGCCAATTTTATCTGTATTTATTAAATTTGAAATGGCATTAACTAGTGTTAAAGGAGACCTTTCCTTTGGAAGAACTCCGGAAAACGTTAAATTTAGAACACCTGATGAACGCTGTAGATGGCTTTCAATATTCTCTATAACGTGACCATTGGTTAAGGTCATAAAGTCATCTATGCATCTATTTATTTGACGTGCTGTATCGCGCCCAATAAATGGAGTAGTAGCAAGGATCTTATTTGGTTGTGATAAAGTAATTTTTTCAAGGATCAAGTCAATACGTTTATAAAGTATAGAAGGATATTTTTTTAATGGACTTAACGTCCACTCATCTCTCAAATCAGCGACCCACGGTATACCTCTGCTTTTTGCTAATAAACACCCGGCAAGATGTGTTGTGGGGGGAGGTGATGTTGAAAATATAATATCCGGTTGGTCGGATTTAATAATGTGATATCCATGCCATAAAAGTCTTGGTAAGCAACCAATAAGATCATCTGGGATATTCAAGATTCTTATGATCGGGCGAAATGAGGTTCTTGTGATTTTTGATATTTTATTGTTGATTTTCCATGCCAATGGAATTTTGGAAAAAAAACTGGCGATCTTACGGTCGATTTTGGTGCACCAATTGTATAAAGATTGATTGGCTTTTGGATCATTTACACGTATAACTTTAGTGCTTTCATGAACATGATCTAATAGTGATGTGTCATGTATGAAATAATCGTCTGCTTCTGTTGTGAGCACCACGCATTGCCAACCAAGCTCGCTTAAGTATTTAGAGAAAAATAAAGGGCGCTGTACGCCGCTCCCCCCATGAGGGGGGAAGCATTGAGTTATTATCAGGATTTTTTTCTTTTTAATATCGCGCATTGGTGTCCTTGTTGAATCGTCTCTAGATCGAAATCATGATATTGATTCATCCATTGATCTACAATTTCCTTTTCCTCCTGGCGGCAGTAATCATCTAATACAATTACTGCATTATCTGAAATATAGTTGTAAATTATTGGAAGGGCGGGAAGTCTTGCGTGTTTACATGTATTTGCCGGCGGTCCATCAACAATAATTAAATCGGGTCTATTATCTATTAATGATTTCGGTAGGTTTTTATAGTAAACAAATTCTTTGTTTGATAAATTAATTTTTTCTAGTGGTAGATGTATAAAATCTATATCGTTGTTTAAATTATTTAATTTAGCATTAACTTTTGTAGCTTCTAAGTATTTTATATCATGGTCTATTGCAATATGCTTGGGTGAGTAGCCAAGTATTTTTGCGATCTTTCCTATTAAAATTGTTGAGCTGCCTGAACCAATTTCCAATATGCACTTTGGTTTATGTATTGATAAGTGCTGTACGATAAACTTGGCAAGATGGCTATCTATTGACCAGTCTCCAAAAAAGACAGGATAGTTTAAATCCAAAGCTAATAATGATGAACTGTTTTGGATCTCAACCGATTTTTCATGAATTAGGTTTGCTAGATTATCCTGTTTGGCCGTTGCTTTTAGTAGTTTGCTTTCTATTTTTTCAAAACGCCTATCTTGATCACAAAATCTATATTTAAGCTTCAGGCCTATGTATATTTGTATACTGATTAAAATGATAAGTAATATAAATATTATCCAAAACATTGACTGTTTTCCCTTGAGGATGCATCAAAACTTTTTATAGTATTGTTTTCTTGCCCAAAATGCCATTCTGTTTGTATATGAACTATGCCTAGTTGAGGCAAATGTGACTTTGGTACTTCGTTTGCATTAACTGTGAATGTAGATAACATTTCACCATAAAAAAGCTCGCGTGGAGTACTGTCAAGAATACCTAGTCTTAACGCATATACTCCAGGCATAAGCGGAAGATAGGGTATATGGCATTCAAATATATTCATTCCAGCAGTAATGTCAGGGCGATCGGAAATGTGACCATTACCCATCGAGGATATATAAAAAAAGTCGGTAGTATGGAATCCAAAAATTATTTCAGGTTTTCGAACCGACCGCTTGGCAGTAAATGTACAACGAATATTTACCGGGCTCCCCATTGGGATTTCCGTTATCTCCTCCCCATATTGATCATATAAAGCTAGAGAATTTAACTCTATTTCTCCAGTTTTACGGATGTGTCTGCTGTCAGCTTGATGAGCGACAAGTTGTGCTGAAATTTTTTCGTTACTTTGTTGATAGAACTGTTCACACACCGTGGTTTTATGTCCATCTATTAGGATCTTTCCATGATCAAGGAGAATCGCACGACTACAGAGACGTTCAATTTGACGAATATTGTGACTTACAATTAATACAGTCTTTCCTTGTCGGCTGATCATCTCTTCCATCCGGTCAAAACACTTCCTCTGAAACGCCAGGTCTCCTACTGCCAAAACTTCGTCGATAATCAAAATCTCCGCGTCTAAACTGGTGGCGATAGAGAATCCCAATTTAACTTTCATTCCTGAGCTATAACGCTTCACCGGTGTGTCGATGAATTGCTCCAGTTCGGAAAATTCGATGATCTCATCCAATTTCCGGCGGATGACTTTCTTGGGAATCCCCAGGATGGAGGCGTTGAGATAAATGTTCTCTCGCCCGGTCAGTTCCGGGTTGATGCCGGCGCCCACCTCGATCAAGGGGGCGACGCTGCCGTGTACCGCCACCTTGCCAGATGTGGGCTTGGTGACTTGGGCCAAGACCTTGAGCAGGGTGGACTTGCCCGCGCCGTTGTGGCCGATGATGCCGACCACTTCCCCTTCCTCGATGGTGAAGTTGACATCGTCCAGTGCTAGGAATCGTTCGCGTTGAGCGCGGGGTTTTCGCCGCACCCAGTTGAAGGCGTTGGTCAGGTTGTCCTTGATTCCGGTAATCGCGCCCAGGCGGTATTCCTTGGTCAGGTGTTCGACTTCGATGATTGGCATGGACTGTCCAAAGTTATTGCTGTGAAAAATGGGAGGTGGTTGAGTACGTCGACTTTTAAACCTAGCAGGTTTCGCAATTCCAAGCGGATTGCACCAATGTCCATCAAGGTCGTTTCCGGGGTGGTGTCCACCAGCAAGTCCAAGTCGCTATCTTCGCGATCGTTGCCCTTTAAGACTGAACCGAAGATTCTTGCGTTCGCAGCATGATGTCTGGCAACAATCTGCCGAATGGCCTTTCTGTGCTGTTCCAACGCTTTGGATGGTCGGAGGGGCATATGCATGGTTTTACGTAATTTTTGCCGGCTTCGTGGGTAATGTGTTCTTTGATTCGTTTTAGTTGATCGTTGAGCTGATACGACCTCAGCACCGGATTTTATTCGGGCTATGTTGAATATAGTTTAATTTTTCCGCCAGCAGCTGCCAATGCATGGTCTCCCCATTTTTACCTTTGTTGTCCAACCGATTTCAAGTTCCATAGCAAGCGCTTCATCGGAGGCAAGAACTCCGGAAGCCGGCTGTAGACGGATAAGGCGTTTTGAGCATCATAGGTATGGGACATGCGGTTTCTTGCCGCCAGCATAGCTAGCAAATGGCCTCCTTCATCGATCCATTCCTGTTGAAAGGCCGTTTTAAGGCAGGCTTTGGGAGAGCGGCATTCCAGGCCGAGATCGGCGGCGACGATTTTGACTGTCTTCCAGGCGAGTTCGAAACAAAATTCGAAATATTGGATGCATCCGGCTTTGATGAGATCGCTATCGGCAGGTTCCTGAAGCGCCGCTTCCAGTTGAGCGAGGGCGCTTTCGAAGTCTTCGAGAATTTTGTCAGGCTGCATAAAGTAATCGTCCTTCACGCAATGCTTCGTCTCTGAGCCTGGATGAGGCCCGGTTCAGATCCACTCAATCGATTCGATACAGGGTAGGCAGGTTTTCCAACTCCTCCTCGATGGCGTAAAACGCCTTCAACGATATCGGTCGGTCGCCGATGATCCCTATGTCGAAATCCGAGCGCTCCCCGGCCTTGCCCGTCGCTCGCGACCCGAACAAAAGGATTTTATAGCCCTGCAGCCGGCTTCGGTGACCTTCGAAGACTTGCCTGAGCAGGGTTGGAATTCGCTCTTCGTTAGATGACATCGGCGAACCAGTTTTCCGCGCGTTTGAAATAGAGATAACTGATCGGCAGGACGATGGCGGTTACGATGGCGCCGGGGATGAGGGTGGTCCAATCCGGAGGTAAGCCTTTCAGTAGTACTCGTTGGAAAGCGTCGATGATGCCGGCGAGGGGGTTACACAAGTACAAGGTGTAAAGTCTTTCCGACCACTCGCCTGCGGCGTGCTCTATCAGGAGCTTTTGCTTGACCAGGTCCAGAGGATAGATGATAGGAGAAGCGTACATCATCAGGGATAGCGCCACCGGCAAGGCGGCGCTGACGTCGCGGTAATAGACGTTCATGGCGGCGCCGAAGAAGCTGACCGTGAGTGCGACGACCATGGTGTAAAGGATGATTGCCGGTACCCATATCGCGTGAATACTGGGAACCATCTGATAATAGATCATCAGTCCGGCCAAAATTAGAAAGCTGATACACAGTTCCACGGTTTTGGTGACCATGGCGGTCAAGGGGAAGATTTCCCTTGGAAAGTAGATCTTCTTGACCAGCGCGGCGTTGCTCGTGACGCTCCCCACGCCTTCCGAGGCGGATTCCTGGAAGAAAATCCAAGGCATCAGTGCGGCGAAGGTGAGAACGGGATAGGGTACGTCCCCCGATTCGATGCCGACAAGGCTGCGTACGAGGGTGAATATTAGCATTAACATCACAGGTTTGAGCACTGACCAGAGGAGTCCGAGATAAGCCTGCTTATAGCGGACGATGATATTTTTCCACGCCAGGGCGGCGATGAGTTCCCGGTAGTTGTAGAGATTTTTGGCGACTGTCAGCATGGCTTATCCTTCTTTTCGGATATGGTACTTCCAATGGCATTTTTCATGAGGGCTCGGCCTGACTGCCTGACAAAACTCATTTTTCCATGCAAAATCAGTCATGTAGTGGAGTCAGGGATACAAAAGGTATATTGCCAAGGTAATTCCTCCATCCAGCGCGAACGATCCGAGGCCGTAGGCACGGGAGCGGGGTCGTCGGCGGAAGGCAACCACAACCGATCGATAAGCGCCTTCCCGCAAGCCAGGGCATGGTGGATCCAGTTCCAGCCGATACGGGCATAGCTCAAGCCCCGACACCAATGCGGATCGACGGTTCTACGCTGCCCCTCGGCTACCACTGCCGTCCCCTGACAGGTCACGATCCAGGTGGCCACCGCCATCACAAAGCACAGCCGATCCAAGACCTCGGCTTGCCGAAGCCGGGAAGACGCCCATTGAAACCCATTGGATTTATGGTCCAGAAACCCTTCCTCGATGGCAAAACGCTTGCCGTAATCGGCGAGGGTCGTTTCATCGGTCCATTCATCGCTCAGGATCAGCCAGGGTTCCTTGGCGCCTTTTTCCCAACCCACGGCCACGTTCACCGCTTCATGCACCTTCCAGAGATAAACAGTGTGGTAATAACGCACCTGGCCGGCATCCACGCACCACTTCAGCGGGCGGTAACCAGCGCCGCTCCATCGCCAAGCCGGCGTATTGCGCTTCATCCGAATCCGGCAGTGCCAATCCGGTGTCCGTTTGATCCAGCGCACCAACTGCAGATGACAAAATCCACGATCGGCCAGCAAAATCACCTCAAAACCTTTCAGGCGGGAGACACTTTGCGCCAGAACCGAGCGGTAGACCTGAAAGGCCACGCTGGCACTGGGTTGCCGTTTCACCTTCCAGGCCACCGGAATCGCCCGACCCCGATACACCAACGCCACTTGAATCACACAGAAACTATTCCATAGCATCGTCGTATCCAAGGCCACGTATACGCGGCGTTCCTCGCCCGTCGGTAACCACCCTTTCAACAGCCCCGCATACACCTCATTCACATCGATCCGTCCGTTACTCAACCAACGCCGGAATCGCCGCTCAATGCTTTGGGCATAGCGGGCGCGGCTGTCCACATACACCACCCACCGGCTCAAACCGATGCCCCCACTCAACAACAATCCTGCGATCATCCAAGCGACCGTCGAAAGATGTCGCATATCTCGCCACGGCGCTTGTTTCAAAACCTGGGTTACCGTAACGTACATCCGTGTGGAAGGGTTGTTCATGGGCAATTTCGTCCTTTATCAATCATCATCTCGGACGATCTACCCTACAATCCTTCCGCGCCCTCCGCGAGTTTTGTCAGGCAGCCAGGGGCTCGGCTTTTCCGGTTTACCGGAAAAGAATTCGTCGATTGCTTTGGAGGCCCCTGTAAAGCCCCATGCCCGATGGAGACTCCGCATTCGACAATGTCGCCGTCGATGGATTTTCGATTTTGAAACCGACTGAATGAAAAGCGGTTTTGATGAGATTCTTTAAGAGGGATCTTCCAAGAGGTCATATAGCAGTTTCCCCGCTCACTTGGCTCACGACGTAACGATATTTACCCGATTTTTCAGGTGATATGTAGTCGGTGTATTTTAGCGTTATGGTTGTGTTTTCTCCCAGTCGTTGTTTCAGTTTGTTCTGAATGCGCGTCGCGTTTTCCTGTTTCCATGAACGGGGTTCTGTAACCATCAGGACCAGCAAATGTTTGAAGTCCGTTTGGACG from Methylohalobius crimeensis 10Ki harbors:
- a CDS encoding glycosyltransferase family 2 protein; the encoded protein is MTVHPKIFIVVLNWNGKDDTLECLDSVYRVDYPNFKVVVVDNGSEDGSAEAIRERFNKVHLIETGSNLGYAGGNNVGIRYALNQGTEFVFILNNDTKLETDTLTYLVEASKNHPNAAVLGPVVYEMDQPKIIWTAGEFFDRKRILFSQYKQGQPHTTLEKKQAYEASGVIGAAFFIKSEALINIGLFDERFFLVREESDWCFRARKAGYICLIVPKARLWHKIASSFGSESSPMRLYYSFRNHLLFAEKNLSMGMWKKLIFRSLRQFFPKMSFSYLGSEQRAKHFYWHLLENLSIWQNPRQKAVRIGIRDYIFRRFGECPPSIWLLQEHWKKNN
- a CDS encoding glycosyltransferase family 2 protein, with translation MNAPPKVSIIILNWNGRDDTLACLDSVFKIDYPNFDVVVVDNGSTDDSVPAIRKAFPQAHLIETGKNLGYAGGNNVGIQYALNNKADYIFVLNNDTTVAPDVLTHLVQAAEKHPEAAVLGPVIYEMERPETIWTAGEAFGEGFTCVHLRQGESETVLNKDDGRTVDWVTGAAFFTRSSALRDIGLFDERYFLVYEESDWCFRARRAGYSCLIVPQASVWHKVGSAFGSESSPLRTYFSTRNRLLFAEQNLPKRAEGFGVVVGRDLLIGDDAESFASQVCALLDSFELYNRIAKSGYDFIKHNYSLPAVKLILDSTLEHLAGLPPRKIRLSHRLTNYFKHLYERHLTWRLPN
- a CDS encoding glycosyltransferase family protein: MRDIKKKKILIITQCFPPHGGSGVQRPLFFSKYLSELGWQCVVLTTEADDYFIHDTSLLDHVHESTKVIRVNDPKANQSLYNWCTKIDRKIASFFSKIPLAWKINNKISKITRTSFRPIIRILNIPDDLIGCLPRLLWHGYHIIKSDQPDIIFSTSPPPTTHLAGCLLAKSRGIPWVADLRDEWTLSPLKKYPSILYKRIDLILEKITLSQPNKILATTPFIGRDTARQINRCIDDFMTLTNGHVIENIESHLQRSSGVLNLTFSGVLPKERSPLTLVNAISNLINTDKIGEEIVFNIIGYQSELYKPILDKSWIKLHGYISHLENLESLKCSDVLVLITGEKEKRSYAGKIFEYIAIGKPILVLCSLDSATFYFFEKIKNNVFVADINDTCSIENQIILIYSLWKQNKLPFHVERPETRDYHRRVLTKKLDNILTDILTNIHAG
- a CDS encoding glycosyltransferase family 4 protein, with product MQVKVLFLSHDNDLKGAERCLLELVTHLDLNRFKPLIVLPWRGPMEEKLKQENVYYMVRFLDRWIPSRHRASWNHPFKYLPGLRNRLWSLLSLIEREKIDLVYTNTSTILEGALAARRAGIPHVWHIHEHLRGNADLRCYFPTTWIDRITLSLSDRIITPSKALADNRFHGSEKVRTVSNGVNLAAFRSGDGKRVYMELGIPQNASLVTFVGGISKRKSPIDFARAAVMIHRQRPDVHFLLAGSTNDPVLEKNIRDLLKQARLNDCFHILGFRSDVANLLAAAKVHVSTSLQESFGLTLIEAMASYKPVVATRCGGPEEVVADEETGFIVEPKNPQAIAEAMLKLLNQPDLARRFGEAGRLRVEKEFTVETYAHQISEIIEEAIRTYERPT
- a CDS encoding class I SAM-dependent methyltransferase, translating into MFWIIFILLIILISIQIYIGLKLKYRFCDQDRRFEKIESKLLKATAKQDNLANLIHEKSVEIQNSSSLLALDLNYPVFFGDWSIDSHLAKFIVQHLSIHKPKCILEIGSGSSTILIGKIAKILGYSPKHIAIDHDIKYLEATKVNAKLNNLNNDIDFIHLPLEKINLSNKEFVYYKNLPKSLIDNRPDLIIVDGPPANTCKHARLPALPIIYNYISDNAVIVLDDYCRQEEKEIVDQWMNQYHDFDLETIQQGHQCAILKRKKS
- a CDS encoding HI0074 family nucleotidyltransferase substrate-binding subunit, encoding MQPDKILEDFESALAQLEAALQEPADSDLIKAGCIQYFEFCFELAWKTVKIVAADLGLECRSPKACLKTAFQQEWIDEGGHLLAMLAARNRMSHTYDAQNALSVYSRLPEFLPPMKRLLWNLKSVGQQR
- a CDS encoding ABC transporter permease, which produces MLTVAKNLYNYRELIAALAWKNIIVRYKQAYLGLLWSVLKPVMLMLIFTLVRSLVGIESGDVPYPVLTFAALMPWIFFQESASEGVGSVTSNAALVKKIYFPREIFPLTAMVTKTVELCISFLILAGLMIYYQMVPSIHAIWVPAIILYTMVVALTVSFFGAAMNVYYRDVSAALPVALSLMMYASPIIYPLDLVKQKLLIEHAAGEWSERLYTLYLCNPLAGIIDAFQRVLLKGLPPDWTTLIPGAIVTAIVLPISYLYFKRAENWFADVI
- a CDS encoding nucleotidyltransferase family protein, whose translation is MHMPLRPSKALEQHRKAIRQIVARHHAANARIFGSVLKGNDREDSDLDLLVDTTPETTLMDIGAIRLELRNLLGLKVDVLNHLPFFTAITLDSPCQSSKSNT
- a CDS encoding ABC transporter ATP-binding protein codes for the protein MPIIEVEHLTKEYRLGAITGIKDNLTNAFNWVRRKPRAQRERFLALDDVNFTIEEGEVVGIIGHNGAGKSTLLKVLAQVTKPTSGKVAVHGSVAPLIEVGAGINPELTGRENIYLNASILGIPKKVIRRKLDEIIEFSELEQFIDTPVKRYSSGMKVKLGFSIATSLDAEILIIDEVLAVGDLAFQRKCFDRMEEMISRQGKTVLIVSHNIRQIERLCSRAILLDHGKILIDGHKTTVCEQFYQQSNEKISAQLVAHQADSRHIRKTGEIELNSLALYDQYGEEITEIPMGSPVNIRCTFTAKRSVRKPEIIFGFHTTDFFYISSMGNGHISDRPDITAGMNIFECHIPYLPLMPGVYALRLGILDSTPRELFYGEMLSTFTVNANEVPKSHLPQLGIVHIQTEWHFGQENNTIKSFDASSRENSQCFG
- a CDS encoding transposase — its product is MNNPSTRMYVTVTQVLKQAPWRDMRHLSTVAWMIAGLLLSGGIGLSRWVVYVDSRARYAQSIERRFRRWLSNGRIDVNEVYAGLLKGWLPTGEERRVYVALDTTMLWNSFCVIQVALVYRGRAIPVAWKVKRQPSASVAFQVYRSVLAQSVSRLKGFEVILLADRGFCHLQLVRWIKRTPDWHCRIRMKRNTPAWRWSGAGYRPLKWCVDAGQVRYYHTVYLWKVHEAVNVAVGWEKGAKEPWLILSDEWTDETTLADYGKRFAIEEGFLDHKSNGFQWASSRLRQAEVLDRLCFVMAVATWIVTCQGTAVVAEGQRRTVDPHWCRGLSYARIGWNWIHHALACGKALIDRLWLPSADDPAPVPTASDRSRWMEELPWQYTFCIPDSTT
- a CDS encoding nucleotidyltransferase family protein, with amino-acid sequence MSSNEERIPTLLRQVFEGHRSRLQGYKILLFGSRATGKAGERSDFDIGIIGDRPISLKAFYAIEEELENLPTLYRID